One Lacunisphaera limnophila DNA window includes the following coding sequences:
- a CDS encoding EamA family transporter: MPYLIAVSLLWAFSFGLIKGRLAGLDSAFISAVRLGLALLVFLPFLRFRGLTSRLTTSLVALGAVQFGLMYLAYNESFRHLQAHEVALLTLTTPVFVTLIADALDRTLRVRALAAALLAVLGTGVVVFQGQDLRPTLLGLALVQLSNLAFAAGQVGYKRLRARQPDLRDRDIFGLLYAGGFALALAACFARGDISVELTGSHLLVLLYLGVLASGVGFFLWNLGATQVGTGALAVMNNAKIPLAVACSLLFFGEYADPSRLAISLVLLSTAVWFAEKR; the protein is encoded by the coding sequence ATGCCCTACCTCATCGCCGTCTCCCTCCTCTGGGCCTTCTCCTTCGGCCTGATCAAGGGCCGGCTGGCCGGACTCGACAGCGCCTTCATTTCCGCCGTCCGCCTGGGGCTCGCCCTGCTGGTCTTCCTGCCCTTTCTGCGCTTCCGCGGTCTCACCAGTCGGCTGACCACCTCGCTGGTCGCCCTCGGGGCCGTGCAATTCGGCCTGATGTACCTGGCCTACAACGAGAGCTTCCGTCACCTGCAGGCCCATGAGGTGGCCCTGCTCACGCTCACCACGCCGGTCTTCGTCACCTTGATCGCCGACGCCTTGGATCGCACGCTGCGGGTCCGCGCCCTGGCCGCAGCCCTTCTGGCGGTCCTCGGCACCGGAGTCGTGGTCTTTCAGGGCCAGGACCTGCGCCCCACCCTGCTGGGCCTCGCCCTCGTCCAACTTTCCAACCTCGCCTTCGCCGCCGGCCAGGTCGGCTACAAGCGCCTGCGCGCCCGCCAGCCCGACCTGCGCGACCGGGATATCTTCGGGCTGCTCTACGCGGGCGGCTTCGCCCTCGCCCTCGCCGCCTGCTTTGCCCGCGGTGATATCTCGGTGGAACTGACCGGTTCCCACCTGCTGGTGCTCCTTTACCTCGGCGTCCTGGCCTCCGGCGTCGGTTTCTTCCTCTGGAATCTCGGGGCCACCCAGGTCGGCACCGGCGCCCTCGCCGTCATGAACAACGCCAAGATCCCGCTCGCGGTCGCCTGCTCCCTCCTCTTCTTCGGCGAGTACGCCGATCCCTCCCGCCTCGCCATCAGCCTCGTCCTGCTCTCCACCGCCGTGTGGTTCGCCGA
- a CDS encoding ATP-binding cassette domain-containing protein, with amino-acid sequence MTATDRPIELSVNAVTVRYPNGQVALRDASFRLVGGSICGLVGVNGSGKSTLFKAIMDFVRPVQGEVLIGGQSVRAALKANLVAYVPQSEEVDWTFPVSVWDVVMMGRYGYMNFLRRPGAEDRRVAEEALVRVGMADFRERQIGELSGGQKKRVFLARALAQRSRVILLDEPFTGVDVKTESTIIELLRTLRGEGHLMLVSTHNLGTVPEFCDQVVLINRTVLAAGRTEEVFTEANLSAAFGGVLRHFRFDESTVQKHDGRAVTLLTDDERPLVFGKGGHLEYSRRADHEKVIEQRAEEEDDK; translated from the coding sequence ATGACCGCCACCGACCGTCCGATCGAACTGAGTGTCAACGCCGTCACCGTCCGTTATCCCAACGGCCAGGTGGCCCTGCGCGACGCAAGTTTCCGATTGGTCGGCGGGTCGATCTGCGGACTGGTCGGCGTGAATGGCAGCGGCAAGTCCACCCTGTTCAAGGCCATCATGGACTTCGTGCGCCCCGTCCAAGGCGAGGTTCTGATCGGCGGGCAGAGCGTACGGGCGGCCCTCAAGGCCAACCTCGTGGCCTATGTGCCGCAATCCGAGGAGGTCGACTGGACCTTTCCGGTCAGCGTGTGGGACGTGGTCATGATGGGGCGATACGGCTACATGAATTTCCTACGGCGCCCCGGCGCCGAGGACCGCCGCGTGGCCGAGGAGGCGCTGGTCCGGGTGGGCATGGCGGATTTCCGGGAGCGTCAGATTGGCGAACTCTCCGGCGGACAGAAGAAGCGCGTGTTCCTGGCGCGGGCCCTGGCCCAGCGCAGCCGCGTGATCCTGCTGGACGAACCCTTCACCGGCGTGGATGTGAAGACCGAGAGCACGATCATCGAGCTGCTCCGCACGCTGCGGGGTGAGGGACACCTCATGCTGGTCTCGACCCACAACCTCGGCACCGTGCCGGAATTTTGCGACCAGGTGGTGCTCATCAACCGCACCGTGCTGGCGGCGGGGCGCACCGAGGAGGTCTTTACGGAGGCGAACCTGTCCGCTGCCTTCGGCGGTGTGCTGCGCCACTTCCGCTTCGACGAGTCCACAGTTCAAAAGCACGACGGCCGAGCGGTCACGCTGCTCACAGACGACGAGCGTCCGCTGGTCTTCGGCAAGGGCGGTCACTTGGAGTACAGCCGCCGGGCCGACCACGAGAAGGTGATCGAGCAGCGGGCCGAGGAGGAGGACGACAAGTGA
- a CDS encoding ABC transporter permease, translated as MSQNFARSVFAITLVFFAAFFFWPILQILKGGFIDADGHLTFAYLASLLTDPIYLGGLANSFLLALTTTFLALCIALPLAFVSDRFLFPLKGFLGSFILVPMILPPFVGAIGIKQILGQYGALNAVIIKLGLRPEGWTFDWLGANQFLGIAIVTAFSLYPIIYLNAVAALANIDPAMEEAAENLGCTGFRKFFKITLPLIKSGLFAGGTIVFIWSFTDLGVPLIFDYARVTSVQIFYGLKDIGGNPFPYALVAVMLFSSVAFYAIGKGLFGRDSYAMMAKATSSGGPQSLPPARAWFCTALFAGVTFIAILPHLGVVLVAFSNDWYASVLPRNLNVENFRLALGHDLTVSAIANSLKYASISTVIDLIIGVLLAYVIVRSKVRGRQILDFLAMLPLAVPGLVLAFGYLAMSQEGKFFSFINPVADPTILLIIAYSIRRLPYVVRSAAAGFQQTSETLEEAAQNLGCPPLKSVFKVTLPLIMANLIAGGLLAFSFAMLEVSDSLILAQKQAFYPITKAIYELFQLLGDGKFIASALGVWAMAFLGITIAGMTILLGKKLGAIFRV; from the coding sequence ATGTCGCAGAATTTCGCGCGTTCCGTGTTCGCCATCACGCTCGTCTTCTTCGCGGCTTTTTTCTTCTGGCCGATCCTGCAGATCCTCAAGGGCGGGTTCATTGATGCCGACGGTCACCTCACCTTCGCTTACCTCGCCTCCCTGCTCACGGATCCGATCTACCTGGGCGGCCTGGCCAACTCCTTCCTGCTGGCCCTGACGACCACGTTCCTGGCCCTCTGCATCGCCCTGCCGCTGGCCTTCGTTTCCGACCGGTTTCTTTTCCCCCTCAAGGGCTTCCTCGGCTCCTTCATCCTCGTGCCGATGATCCTGCCGCCCTTCGTCGGGGCGATCGGCATCAAACAGATCCTCGGCCAGTACGGCGCCTTGAACGCCGTGATCATCAAGCTCGGCCTGCGCCCCGAGGGCTGGACCTTCGACTGGCTCGGGGCCAACCAGTTTCTGGGCATCGCCATCGTCACGGCCTTCAGCCTCTACCCCATCATCTACCTCAACGCGGTCGCCGCCCTGGCCAACATCGACCCCGCGATGGAGGAGGCGGCCGAAAACCTCGGATGCACCGGCTTCCGGAAATTCTTCAAGATCACCCTGCCCCTGATCAAGTCCGGCCTCTTCGCCGGCGGCACCATCGTCTTCATCTGGTCGTTCACCGACCTCGGCGTGCCGCTCATCTTTGACTACGCCCGCGTCACCTCGGTGCAGATTTTCTACGGCTTGAAGGATATCGGCGGCAACCCCTTCCCCTACGCCCTGGTCGCCGTCATGCTTTTCAGTTCCGTGGCCTTCTACGCCATCGGCAAGGGCCTGTTCGGCCGCGACAGCTACGCCATGATGGCCAAGGCCACCTCCTCCGGTGGGCCGCAATCGCTCCCCCCGGCCCGCGCCTGGTTCTGCACCGCCCTGTTCGCCGGCGTGACCTTCATCGCGATCCTGCCCCACCTCGGGGTCGTCCTCGTGGCCTTCTCCAACGACTGGTACGCCTCCGTCCTGCCGCGCAACCTCAACGTCGAGAACTTCCGCCTCGCCCTCGGTCACGACCTCACGGTCTCGGCCATCGCCAACAGCCTCAAGTACGCGAGCATCTCCACGGTCATCGACCTGATCATCGGCGTCCTGCTGGCCTACGTCATCGTGCGCTCCAAGGTCCGCGGCCGCCAGATCCTCGATTTTCTCGCCATGCTGCCCCTCGCCGTGCCGGGCCTGGTCCTCGCCTTCGGTTACCTCGCCATGAGCCAGGAGGGGAAATTCTTCTCCTTCATCAACCCGGTCGCCGACCCGACCATCCTGCTCATCATCGCCTACTCCATCCGCCGCCTGCCCTATGTCGTGCGCTCCGCCGCCGCCGGCTTCCAGCAAACGAGCGAGACCCTCGAGGAGGCCGCACAGAACCTTGGCTGCCCGCCCCTGAAGTCGGTCTTCAAGGTCACCCTGCCCCTCATCATGGCCAACCTCATCGCGGGCGGCCTGCTCGCGTTCTCCTTCGCCATGCTCGAGGTCTCCGACTCGCTCATCCTGGCGCAGAAGCAGGCGTTCTACCCGATCACCAAGGCCATCTACGAACTCTTCCAGCTCCTCGGCGACGGCAAGTTCATCGCCTCCGCCCTCGGGGTCTGGGCCATGGCATTCCTCGGCATCACCATCGCCGGCATGACCATTCTCCTCGGCAAGAAACTCGGCGCGATTTTCCGGGTTTAG
- a CDS encoding transporter, with protein sequence MYKPLRPALVSLALLLAAGALSGQITEHPSTVAPGRFLVEMDALSLTFDREPGFKYTALGAASTFLTTGLTDNWDVQVGADLFISQKVDSGGLTDRDSGIGDVYVRTKWRFYEDTATGTQVAIIPFVKMPTNSGNVGNDAVEGGIILPWTTNLAAGFHCDVMAEVDFLRNNTDDGYDLNFYFSGSLSRELTSAIGIYGEAALAKASDGSKVSGIMGGGVTLAISENTWWDLAVYKGISDGAPDWNHVLRFNFGF encoded by the coding sequence ATGTATAAGCCTCTACGACCGGCCCTCGTTTCCCTGGCGCTGCTGCTCGCGGCCGGGGCCTTGTCCGGCCAGATCACCGAGCATCCCTCCACCGTCGCGCCGGGCCGTTTCCTGGTCGAGATGGACGCCTTGTCCCTCACCTTCGACCGCGAGCCGGGGTTCAAATACACGGCCCTTGGGGCGGCCTCGACCTTTCTGACCACCGGGCTCACCGACAACTGGGACGTGCAGGTGGGGGCGGATCTCTTCATCAGCCAGAAGGTCGACTCCGGCGGTCTCACGGACCGCGACAGCGGCATCGGTGACGTCTACGTGCGGACGAAGTGGCGGTTCTATGAGGACACCGCCACCGGCACCCAGGTGGCGATCATCCCCTTTGTGAAGATGCCCACGAACAGCGGCAATGTGGGCAACGATGCGGTGGAAGGCGGGATCATCCTGCCGTGGACCACGAACCTCGCAGCCGGCTTCCATTGCGACGTGATGGCCGAAGTCGATTTTCTACGGAACAACACGGATGACGGGTACGACCTCAACTTCTACTTTTCAGGCTCACTGAGCCGCGAGTTGACCAGCGCCATCGGTATCTACGGCGAGGCGGCCCTCGCCAAGGCCTCGGATGGCTCGAAGGTCTCCGGGATCATGGGCGGCGGCGTGACCCTGGCGATTTCCGAGAACACCTGGTGGGATCTGGCGGTCTACAAGGGCATCTCCGACGGCGCCCCGGACTGGAATCACGTGCTGCGCTTCAATTTCGGATTCTAA
- a CDS encoding metal ABC transporter substrate-binding protein, whose translation MPPRTLLRRLTAVLAIAALVSSAWAADKKRIVTTFTIIQDMAQNVAGDAAIVESITKPGAEIHGYEPTPRDIVKAQKADLVLWNGLNLERWFEKFFGNLKGVPRVVLTEGITPLGIEEGPYTGKPNPHAWMSPRNATIYVENIRRALVELDPANAATYNANAAAYTAKFSAIEETVRASLAPIPEAQRWLVTSEGAFPYLARNFGMKELFLWAVNADQQGTPQQVQKVIDGVRTHRIPVLFSESTVSDKPARQVAKETGIRYGGVLYVDSLTTAEGPAPTYLKLMEYNAQTIVRGFTAP comes from the coding sequence ATGCCTCCACGCACGCTCCTCCGGCGGTTGACTGCCGTCCTCGCTATCGCGGCCCTCGTGTCTTCCGCCTGGGCGGCCGACAAGAAGCGCATCGTGACCACGTTCACGATTATCCAGGACATGGCGCAGAACGTCGCCGGGGACGCCGCGATCGTCGAATCCATCACCAAGCCCGGCGCCGAGATCCACGGTTACGAACCGACGCCGCGGGACATCGTGAAGGCCCAGAAGGCCGACCTGGTGCTGTGGAACGGACTGAACCTGGAACGGTGGTTCGAGAAGTTTTTCGGTAATCTGAAGGGGGTGCCCCGCGTCGTGCTGACCGAGGGTATCACCCCGCTGGGCATCGAAGAGGGACCGTATACCGGCAAACCCAACCCGCACGCCTGGATGTCGCCGCGCAACGCCACGATCTACGTCGAGAACATCCGGCGCGCCCTCGTGGAACTGGATCCGGCGAATGCCGCCACCTACAACGCCAATGCCGCCGCCTACACGGCGAAGTTCTCCGCCATCGAGGAAACCGTGCGTGCTAGTCTCGCCCCGATCCCGGAAGCCCAGCGGTGGCTCGTGACCAGCGAAGGCGCCTTTCCTTACCTGGCCCGAAATTTCGGGATGAAGGAACTCTTCCTTTGGGCGGTGAACGCCGACCAGCAGGGGACCCCGCAGCAGGTGCAAAAAGTCATCGATGGCGTGCGGACCCACCGCATCCCCGTCCTGTTCAGCGAGAGTACGGTCAGTGACAAGCCTGCCCGGCAGGTCGCCAAGGAAACGGGCATCCGCTACGGCGGGGTGCTCTACGTGGACTCGCTCACGACCGCCGAGGGCCCGGCTCCGACCTATTTGAAGCTGATGGAATACAACGCCCAGACGATCGTCCGGGGCTTCACCGCACCATGA
- the mntR gene encoding manganese-binding transcriptional regulator MntR — MKKAPRPVRKPVRPSALQAESLQQTRREHASETAEDYVEAIADLTATSGEARVVDLARRLGVTHVTVNRTLARLHREGYVRVQPYRAIFLTDTGRKLAEECHHRHGIVVAFLCSLGIPEKSAEIDAEGIEHHVSPATLAAFARHLNR, encoded by the coding sequence GTGAAAAAAGCTCCCCGCCCCGTCCGGAAACCCGTCCGCCCGTCCGCCCTGCAGGCCGAAAGCCTGCAGCAGACCCGCCGCGAGCACGCCTCGGAGACCGCCGAGGACTACGTCGAGGCGATCGCCGATCTCACCGCCACCTCGGGCGAGGCCCGGGTGGTTGACCTGGCGCGCCGGCTGGGTGTCACCCACGTCACGGTCAACCGCACCCTCGCCCGCCTCCACCGCGAGGGTTACGTGCGGGTCCAGCCCTACCGGGCCATTTTCCTCACCGATACCGGCCGCAAGCTGGCCGAGGAGTGCCACCACCGCCACGGCATCGTGGTGGCCTTCCTGTGTTCGCTGGGCATCCCCGAAAAGTCCGCCGAAATCGATGCCGAGGGGATCGAACATCACGTGAGCCCGGCCACCTTGGCGGCCTTCGCCCGGCACCTCAACCGGTAG